A genomic segment from Flammeovirga pectinis encodes:
- a CDS encoding MBG domain-containing protein, with protein MKKLLQKIVFLAVLITPCFVFGQDETIDQTMYIDFGPNDVTNGDETTGEDTNGNYWTNVTNALSSGGPITIVNTLDEETNISLQLETTFGKNGKNHGGLKTPEEEKLADLAIATATQDYFFTSGTCGIRLSGFDKDKQYRFTAFGSRGDGVPNRFTEYMFSGLNTEKGVLQTSFSFKGNTENVYTTGYIFPDAEGEIYFTVTKVSGLAYLNALKVEEITSDAEFNAVTAMVINPVDLTSPLLSRQIEYTIEPANATVNTIEWVVDNEMIATIDADGVIHPKRNGTITVTATSNDIGADLSEEFEMVIANQPENLYLTGSALDDDKDRLFNYSPDVDTLFSNIFYAYVPLIEGESFTLYNMNENQEQIAYGIDAEGTLVQDGDPITVTETAPYRVKIDFNTQSIVVEKITNWKLVGTQTPGSWGSSEGPEIEYQGGSIWQSTVTLQRDENETYDAMLLRMNDSYLMGSLWSNFSKLSYKDDEDIFGGIRNFPLPDGEYIFTLDLENYTYLVEAPAVDDMGIVFCGSSVCGGFGALTAEDGSYTGYAYNYTTLLEDRTANGIGKNWNVKNVSIGGDNTIKVNNRWDLDVASAGSKYLVIGLSMGNEGLMSGGQVVFDQFKENLTGLIQRARDEGMVPVIMSNYANGRYDETDYAFVKEMNLLIHQWDVPSMNLLGALDNGMGQFINNDDNEDKDYERDPAHPNQKGHDEFLYAMVPSLFDALYNEKPLPTRMMNSSLAMHDLSQLNNLNFTPDGTVHSFTNSVYFKTDSEGNLVTFTQGEVKGTLAVNADGFIAYTSPTGDELVGPTVVNDDEWHLLTLTHYYATEATFLYVDKEIQGAVSEQLVPEMFQLNNNAEATSLSFKEWFFYRAGMNKEEVDAIADGMMLKSSLELYAPLNSDVTSEEHVMNYAQSTVKIEIDADKTAQTIDFGAIESMTYGDTTYTLSATSSEGLPITYATSNEDVATIDGQTLTILGAGDVTITAMQEGANYIAEAVDVDQMVTIEKALIEVSTVAQSSIYGDTIPTFAIAYLGFVNNESSADLTTMATATTVATSSADAGEYEVTLSGATSDNYTFSYSASSITIEKALIEVSTLAQSSTYGGTIPTFTIAYSGFVNNESSADLSAMATATTVATNSSAVGEYEVTLSGATSDNYTFSYSASSITIEKALIEVSTVAQSSIYGDTIPTFTITYLGFVNDESSADLSAMATATTVATSSSTVGEYEVTLSGATSDNYTFSYSASSITIEKAQIEVSTVALSSTYGNDIPTFTIAYSGFVNNESSADLTTMATATTVATSSADAGEYEVTLSGATADNYSFSYFASTLTINKAAQEITLFDLPESIALSTESFILISVSSAALEVSYSSSDESILSIDGVTATLLKAGEVEITATQAGNKNYEAAAGITQTITVTVEEEEEEEPIDGEVTALEDDLLKINIYPNPTANFFTLDQDAISIQVYNLNGVMVKTFEGVKKQYDISNLPKSTYALLIQTVEGVQTQKLLIK; from the coding sequence ATGAAGAAGTTATTACAAAAAATAGTATTCTTAGCGGTTTTAATTACTCCGTGTTTTGTTTTCGGACAAGACGAAACAATTGATCAAACAATGTATATTGATTTTGGTCCAAATGATGTGACAAATGGAGATGAAACTACGGGTGAAGATACAAATGGTAATTATTGGACCAATGTAACGAACGCACTTTCTAGTGGAGGCCCAATAACTATTGTAAATACATTAGATGAAGAAACTAATATTAGTTTACAATTAGAGACCACATTTGGAAAGAATGGAAAAAATCATGGTGGATTAAAAACTCCAGAGGAAGAAAAATTAGCTGATTTAGCAATTGCTACTGCTACTCAAGATTACTTCTTTACAAGTGGTACTTGTGGTATTAGATTATCTGGCTTTGATAAAGATAAACAATATAGGTTTACTGCTTTTGGTAGCAGAGGCGATGGAGTTCCAAATCGTTTTACTGAGTATATGTTTTCTGGTTTAAATACGGAAAAAGGAGTGTTACAAACATCATTCTCTTTTAAAGGGAATACAGAAAACGTCTATACAACAGGATATATTTTCCCAGATGCAGAAGGAGAAATATATTTTACGGTTACTAAGGTGAGTGGGTTAGCTTACTTGAATGCATTAAAGGTTGAAGAAATTACTTCGGATGCAGAATTTAATGCTGTAACAGCAATGGTAATTAATCCGGTAGATCTAACCTCTCCATTGTTATCAAGACAAATAGAGTATACTATTGAACCAGCAAACGCAACTGTTAATACAATTGAGTGGGTTGTGGACAATGAAATGATTGCAACAATTGATGCTGACGGTGTTATCCACCCTAAAAGAAATGGTACAATTACAGTTACAGCAACAAGTAATGATATTGGAGCAGATCTATCAGAAGAATTTGAAATGGTAATCGCTAACCAACCTGAAAATTTATATTTAACAGGTAGTGCTTTAGATGATGATAAGGATAGACTATTTAATTATAGTCCAGATGTAGATACACTATTCAGTAATATATTCTATGCTTATGTTCCTTTAATAGAAGGAGAATCGTTTACACTTTATAATATGAACGAAAACCAAGAGCAAATAGCTTATGGTATTGATGCTGAAGGAACATTAGTACAAGATGGTGATCCAATTACTGTTACAGAAACAGCACCTTATAGAGTAAAGATTGATTTTAATACACAATCTATAGTAGTAGAAAAAATTACTAACTGGAAATTAGTAGGTACACAAACTCCAGGTTCTTGGGGTAGTAGTGAAGGTCCTGAAATTGAATATCAAGGAGGAAGTATTTGGCAATCTACAGTAACATTACAACGTGACGAAAATGAAACTTACGATGCGATGTTATTAAGAATGAATGATAGTTACTTAATGGGTTCACTGTGGAGTAACTTTTCTAAACTGAGTTATAAAGATGATGAGGATATATTTGGAGGAATTCGTAATTTTCCATTACCAGATGGTGAGTATATTTTCACATTAGATTTAGAAAATTATACTTACTTAGTAGAAGCTCCTGCGGTGGATGATATGGGAATTGTATTTTGTGGTTCTTCTGTATGTGGAGGCTTTGGTGCATTAACAGCAGAAGATGGTTCTTATACCGGATATGCATATAACTACACTACTTTATTAGAAGATAGAACAGCGAATGGAATTGGCAAAAATTGGAATGTGAAAAATGTTTCGATTGGCGGTGATAATACAATTAAAGTAAATAACCGATGGGATTTAGATGTTGCTTCTGCAGGGTCAAAATATTTAGTAATTGGTTTATCAATGGGTAATGAAGGCCTAATGAGTGGTGGTCAAGTAGTTTTTGATCAATTTAAAGAGAACCTTACTGGCTTAATTCAAAGAGCTAGAGACGAGGGAATGGTACCTGTAATTATGAGTAATTACGCTAATGGTCGTTACGATGAAACGGATTATGCTTTTGTAAAAGAGATGAACTTATTGATTCATCAATGGGATGTTCCATCTATGAACTTATTGGGTGCATTGGATAACGGAATGGGTCAGTTTATCAATAATGATGATAATGAAGACAAGGACTACGAAAGAGATCCAGCACACCCTAATCAAAAAGGGCACGATGAATTTTTGTATGCAATGGTTCCGTCTTTATTCGATGCCTTGTACAACGAGAAACCGCTACCAACAAGAATGATGAATTCTTCTTTAGCAATGCATGATTTATCTCAATTAAATAACTTGAATTTTACACCTGACGGAACAGTTCATTCTTTCACAAATAGTGTTTATTTTAAAACAGATAGTGAAGGAAACTTGGTAACATTTACACAAGGTGAAGTAAAAGGAACGTTGGCTGTAAATGCAGATGGATTTATTGCTTATACATCTCCAACAGGAGACGAATTAGTTGGCCCTACCGTCGTAAATGATGACGAATGGCATTTACTTACACTAACGCATTATTACGCAACTGAAGCAACTTTCTTATATGTAGATAAAGAAATTCAAGGAGCTGTTTCAGAACAATTAGTACCTGAAATGTTCCAGTTAAATAACAACGCCGAAGCAACAAGTCTTAGTTTTAAAGAGTGGTTTTTCTACCGTGCAGGTATGAATAAAGAGGAAGTTGATGCAATTGCAGACGGTATGATGTTAAAATCATCTTTAGAATTATATGCACCTTTAAATAGTGATGTAACATCTGAAGAACATGTTATGAACTATGCACAAAGTACTGTGAAGATTGAAATTGATGCAGATAAGACTGCTCAAACAATAGATTTTGGTGCTATCGAAAGCATGACATACGGTGATACGACGTATACATTATCAGCAACAAGTTCTGAGGGTTTACCAATAACTTATGCAACTTCTAATGAAGATGTAGCAACAATTGATGGACAAACATTGACAATTTTAGGTGCAGGTGATGTAACTATTACTGCAATGCAAGAAGGAGCTAATTATATTGCTGAAGCCGTAGATGTAGATCAAATGGTAACAATAGAGAAGGCATTAATAGAAGTAAGTACTGTTGCTCAAAGTAGTATTTATGGAGATACAATTCCAACTTTTGCAATTGCTTATTTGGGTTTTGTAAATAATGAATCGTCTGCTGATTTAACTACAATGGCAACAGCTACAACAGTTGCTACAAGTAGTGCAGATGCTGGAGAATATGAAGTGACATTATCTGGTGCAACATCAGATAATTATACATTCTCATATTCTGCTAGTTCTATTACAATAGAAAAAGCACTAATAGAAGTAAGTACTTTAGCTCAAAGTAGCACTTATGGAGGTACAATTCCAACTTTTACAATAGCTTATTCAGGATTTGTAAATAATGAATCTTCAGCTGATTTATCAGCAATGGCAACAGCTACAACAGTTGCTACAAATAGTTCTGCTGTTGGAGAATATGAAGTGACTCTATCAGGAGCAACATCAGATAATTATACATTCTCATATTCTGCTAGTTCTATTACAATAGAGAAGGCATTAATAGAAGTAAGTACTGTTGCTCAAAGTAGTATTTACGGAGACACGATTCCAACTTTTACAATAACTTATTTGGGATTTGTAAATGATGAATCTTCAGCTGATTTATCAGCAATGGCAACAGCTACAACAGTTGCGACAAGTAGTTCTACTGTTGGAGAATATGAAGTGACACTATCTGGAGCAACATCGGATAATTATACATTCTCTTATTCTGCTAGTTCTATTACTATAGAGAAGGCACAAATTGAAGTAAGTACCGTTGCTCTAAGCAGCACTTATGGAAATGATATTCCAACTTTTACAATTGCTTATTCAGGATTTGTAAATAATGAATCTTCAGCTGATTTAACTACAATGGCAACAGCTACAACAGTTGCTACAAGTAGTGCAGATGCTGGAGAATATGAAGTGACATTATCTGGCGCAACAGCCGATAATTATTCTTTTTCTTATTTTGCAAGTACACTTACAATCAATAAAGCAGCTCAAGAAATTACATTATTTGATTTGCCTGAAAGTATAGCACTTTCAACAGAGTCATTTATCCTTATTTCTGTATCATCTGCTGCTTTAGAAGTATCATATTCATCTTCTGACGAATCTATACTTTCGATTGATGGAGTGACAGCAACTTTATTAAAAGCTGGAGAAGTTGAGATTACAGCAACTCAAGCAGGTAATAAAAATTATGAAGCAGCGGCAGGAATTACACAAACAATAACTGTAACTGTAGAGGAGGAAGAAGAAGAAGAACCAATTGATGGTGAGGTAACGGCATTAGAAGATGATTTATTAAAGATAAATATCTATCCAAACCCAACAGCAAACTTCTTTACTTTAGATCAAGATGCAATATCTATACAGGTATATAATTTAAACGGGGTGATGGTGAAAACTTTTGAAGGAGTAAAGAAACAATACGACATTTCTAACTTACCCAAAAGTACATACGCTTTATTAATTCAGACTGTGGAAGGTGTGCAAACACAAAAACTACTGATTAAATAA
- a CDS encoding LytR/AlgR family response regulator transcription factor: MKAIIIEDEKPAQAKLQRQINKTPFDIEVIKIIDSVDKAIVWLKENQNTIDLIFMDIHLTDGIAFDILESIEVTKPIIFTTAYDEYALDAFKANSIDYLLKPVDADALTKAIQKLQTIRNNATATTDGQIDALLATYNQKYKKRFMIRVGEVIKSIETEDIALFGAEGRHTFVYTNEGRRYIVDFKMEELTDILDPNEFFRTGRSFIIHRSSILKINKFTNSRLILELPLDIVDKDIIVGREKVKPFKEWLA, translated from the coding sequence ATGAAAGCAATTATTATTGAAGATGAAAAACCTGCACAGGCCAAATTACAAAGACAGATAAATAAAACGCCTTTTGATATAGAAGTTATTAAGATTATTGATAGTGTAGATAAGGCAATAGTATGGTTGAAAGAAAACCAAAATACCATTGATCTCATTTTCATGGATATACACCTTACAGATGGAATAGCTTTTGATATTTTAGAAAGTATTGAGGTTACAAAACCAATCATTTTTACTACTGCTTATGATGAATATGCACTTGATGCTTTTAAAGCAAACAGTATTGACTATCTATTAAAACCTGTTGATGCTGATGCACTTACCAAAGCAATTCAGAAATTGCAAACTATTCGTAATAATGCAACAGCTACTACAGATGGACAAATAGATGCTTTATTAGCCACCTATAATCAGAAGTATAAAAAGAGATTTATGATTAGAGTTGGAGAAGTTATCAAAAGTATTGAAACAGAAGATATTGCTCTTTTTGGTGCAGAAGGACGCCATACATTTGTATACACCAATGAAGGACGAAGATATATTGTTGATTTTAAAATGGAAGAACTAACGGATATTCTTGATCCGAATGAATTTTTTAGAACAGGTAGAAGTTTTATAATTCATAGGTCTTCAATTCTAAAAATTAATAAATTTACCAACAGTCGTTTAATTCTAGAATTACCTCTTGATATAGTAGATAAAGACATTATTGTAGGTAGAGAAAAAGTGAAGCCTTTTAAAGAATGGTTAGCGTAA
- a CDS encoding histidine kinase, translating into MLQHFGKKSSVYYKLFYPILSGSITYFLLLMAFNRIGELEESYFRAEWVVCIIISYFWNFSVLWGASFIGKKIAILSNIYEQISYHSLGVLLTSILSIGTILSVYFYYLIGYTRFENFTTEMYVFQGLFIFQTLLFECAWWGNRLIALKNKSIREEEKKRTAYISKEMRLFAEDANLPLLYETLETLIGLAYKDADKAEEYAEKLAKVYRNTINNRKEEFVAVEDAIQNVKSVVELLSDARSGGISATYKIPSDVSSSLVLPPVLLTRLIVAIANDNIASALQPLEISITIEEDALLVVAHSFNPKLDRPKALPEVMHSLEETFRLYTKIPVLSIKKGKEYIIKLPAFQVENETWKSDKKAEITTQDQSIFKRTTS; encoded by the coding sequence ATGTTACAGCATTTTGGTAAAAAGTCTTCGGTATATTATAAACTATTCTATCCTATTCTTTCTGGTAGTATTACCTATTTTCTATTACTTATGGCTTTTAATAGAATTGGAGAATTAGAAGAATCTTATTTTAGAGCAGAATGGGTTGTATGTATAATCATCTCTTATTTTTGGAACTTCTCTGTACTTTGGGGTGCTTCATTTATTGGTAAAAAGATTGCAATTCTTTCTAATATTTATGAGCAAATCTCCTATCATAGTCTTGGTGTATTACTCACTAGTATTTTAAGCATCGGTACTATATTGAGTGTTTACTTTTACTATTTAATTGGGTATACACGTTTTGAAAACTTCACTACAGAAATGTATGTTTTTCAGGGTTTATTTATTTTTCAGACCCTTTTATTTGAATGTGCATGGTGGGGAAATCGACTTATAGCATTAAAAAATAAATCGATTAGAGAAGAAGAGAAAAAACGGACTGCTTACATAAGTAAAGAAATGCGTCTATTTGCTGAAGATGCAAACCTACCACTCTTATACGAAACCTTAGAAACACTAATTGGATTAGCGTATAAAGATGCCGACAAAGCAGAAGAATATGCTGAAAAATTAGCAAAAGTATATCGTAATACTATTAATAACAGAAAAGAAGAATTTGTAGCTGTAGAAGATGCAATCCAAAATGTAAAATCAGTTGTAGAATTACTATCTGACGCTCGATCTGGAGGAATATCAGCCACTTATAAAATACCTTCTGATGTGTCGAGTTCTTTGGTATTACCTCCCGTTTTGCTTACACGTCTAATAGTAGCAATTGCCAATGATAATATTGCTTCAGCTTTACAACCTTTGGAAATTTCCATCACCATAGAAGAAGATGCTCTTTTAGTTGTTGCACATAGTTTCAACCCCAAATTAGACCGTCCGAAAGCCCTGCCCGAAGTAATGCATTCTTTAGAAGAAACTTTTAGGTTATATACTAAAATACCTGTTCTATCTATAAAAAAAGGGAAAGAATACATTATCAAATTACCTGCCTTTCAAGTAGAAAATGAAACTTGGAAAAGTGATAAAAAAGCAGAAATAACCACACAAGACCAATCCATTTTTAAACGAACAACCTCTTAA
- a CDS encoding sensor histidine kinase encodes MGLIKNTIYCLLGGSLYCYFLYAPVAEVAPLVSNYFTFLIYFLASSLVIIGGGLFATILAPNGIVKQILYRGLGSIIISIPLIFAMRYKLGFYIAPVYVFDLTAKIIILFAVFLFALLVIEYLSFAFQAFSLQQMHYVKTKRKASELRLEALKDQLSPHYLFNSLNTVAYLVVSDANQAEKYIRSIAQTYQYVMKYANKPLITLANEIELVRAFAFQLQTRHGESVHISFAANLKNVMGSLPPLSIQMLVENAVKHNVLSDEKPVEIKVFYNEEQHAIDVKNNKTKTPRKRSSTKVGLENIKDRYLLMGQKNIQINQNDLSYSVQLPLLS; translated from the coding sequence ATGGGACTAATTAAAAACACTATCTATTGTTTACTTGGAGGTAGTTTATACTGTTATTTTTTATATGCTCCTGTAGCAGAAGTAGCTCCACTTGTTTCTAATTATTTCACTTTTTTGATTTACTTCTTAGCAAGTAGTCTTGTTATTATTGGAGGTGGTCTATTTGCTACTATTTTGGCCCCTAATGGTATTGTTAAACAGATACTATACAGAGGTTTAGGTAGTATAATTATAAGTATTCCACTTATTTTTGCAATGCGTTATAAATTAGGGTTTTATATTGCTCCAGTTTATGTTTTTGACCTGACTGCAAAGATTATTATTTTATTTGCTGTATTCTTATTTGCTCTCTTAGTAATAGAATATTTAAGCTTTGCTTTTCAGGCGTTTTCTCTACAACAGATGCATTACGTAAAAACAAAAAGAAAAGCATCAGAATTACGTTTAGAAGCATTGAAAGATCAGTTAAGTCCACATTACCTTTTTAATAGCTTAAATACTGTTGCTTACTTAGTTGTGAGTGATGCAAACCAAGCAGAAAAATACATTAGAAGTATTGCACAAACTTATCAGTATGTGATGAAATACGCCAACAAACCACTAATTACATTGGCTAATGAAATTGAACTTGTTCGTGCTTTTGCTTTCCAATTACAAACAAGGCATGGAGAAAGTGTACACATTAGCTTTGCTGCAAACTTAAAAAATGTAATGGGTAGCTTACCTCCGTTGTCCATACAAATGCTAGTAGAAAATGCTGTAAAACACAATGTATTATCAGATGAAAAGCCTGTAGAAATTAAAGTTTTTTACAATGAAGAACAACACGCTATTGATGTAAAAAACAATAAGACAAAAACACCTAGAAAACGATCATCTACAAAAGTAGGATTAGAAAATATAAAAGATCGATATCTTTTGATGGGGCAAAAAAATATTCAGATCAATCAAAATGATTTATCTTACAGCGTACAATTACCTTTACTCTCCTAA
- a CDS encoding adenylate/guanylate cyclase domain-containing protein yields the protein MQRLKNKYILEKYIKGFLLSYVGWYFFNALYLIIRYDALNFYSNYMGESDYFIIHDELRFAFIANGFLAFILSWFSWNFYFFLERRAKAKPIRRIAIGGCIVILVTSILMSTGEYIGNVMYPDGIPYFNELTEQSFVIYAIYVLTTALLLNALFQLKDILGPELFKSVIQGNYYTPKEENRIFMFMDLYNSTSIAECLGHMKYSMLIQECYRTMTDAISHNKASVYQYVGDEIVLTWLTEKGIKNNRCIRLFFDIEATLKSRSEYFMKEFGVVPEFKAGIHSGVVATSQIGVIKREVAYHGDTVNATSRLQEKCKELGVSMLVSDALADKLDLSMKDMGTHKFRGKHQSIKIFTVDKSDAPSTTNFTAECPSIALFAPSPKPPQLNPIKR from the coding sequence ATGCAACGATTAAAAAATAAATATATTCTAGAAAAATATATAAAAGGTTTTCTTCTTTCTTATGTTGGTTGGTATTTTTTTAATGCTTTATACTTAATAATTCGTTATGATGCATTAAATTTTTATTCAAATTATATGGGAGAAAGTGACTACTTTATAATCCATGATGAGCTCCGATTTGCGTTTATTGCAAATGGCTTTCTTGCTTTTATTTTGAGTTGGTTTTCATGGAATTTTTATTTCTTCCTTGAACGAAGAGCCAAGGCAAAACCTATAAGACGAATTGCTATTGGTGGGTGTATTGTTATACTTGTAACATCAATATTAATGTCTACTGGCGAATATATTGGCAATGTAATGTACCCAGATGGAATTCCTTATTTTAACGAGTTAACAGAACAGAGCTTTGTAATATATGCAATATATGTTCTTACTACCGCCCTACTATTAAATGCATTATTTCAACTTAAAGACATTCTAGGACCAGAACTATTTAAGTCTGTAATACAAGGTAATTACTATACTCCTAAAGAAGAGAATAGAATTTTTATGTTTATGGATCTTTATAATTCTACATCTATTGCAGAATGTTTAGGCCATATGAAATACAGTATGTTGATACAAGAATGTTACCGCACAATGACAGATGCTATTAGCCACAATAAGGCATCTGTATATCAATATGTAGGAGATGAAATTGTATTGACTTGGTTAACTGAAAAAGGCATAAAAAACAACAGGTGTATTCGCCTATTCTTTGATATTGAAGCTACCCTTAAAAGTAGATCAGAATATTTTATGAAAGAATTTGGTGTTGTGCCAGAATTTAAAGCTGGTATTCATTCTGGAGTGGTTGCAACCTCTCAAATTGGCGTAATAAAAAGAGAAGTCGCTTACCATGGTGATACCGTAAATGCAACCTCTCGCTTACAAGAGAAATGTAAAGAATTAGGAGTGTCTATGCTCGTTTCTGATGCCTTGGCTGATAAACTTGATTTATCAATGAAAGATATGGGGACACATAAATTTAGGGGTAAACATCAGTCTATCAAGATCTTTACGGTAGACAAGTCTGATGCACCAAGTACAACTAATTTTACAGCAGAATGCCCTTCTATTGCATTATTTGCTCCCTCTCCAAAACCTCCTCAATTAAACCCTATCAAAAGATAA
- a CDS encoding Pycsar system effector family protein: MDNYNELVLLTKEYASKHITELPFHNMTHTENVVRAVREIGEAENLSEKEIQLLEISAWFHDTGYTSVGCSNHESCSASLSFDFLSSKLEEPDLETIKGCIMATRIPQTPRNLMEQVMCDSDLSHLGTSNFQLYSEALRQERSDVAEEGDISKSQWLVMNLHFLAEHRYFTNYAREVFEPKKAENIASIKADMSALMEEKKEQKDKKKKSKKEKKESADGTPINKEKPRRDIEAMHRILARTQMGLSSIADRKASILLSINSIITSFTIGYLFRKIEEMPELMIPSVILAITGLVSVILAVLATRPNVNKNTKKKKSDINLLFFGDYVDISLEEYQSLFRDKTQTPEQIYDQLAKDSYFLGKVLDIKYKKVRAAFNFFMIGITVSVISFIVTFATR; encoded by the coding sequence ATGGATAACTACAACGAACTTGTACTTCTAACAAAAGAATATGCAAGTAAACATATAACAGAATTACCGTTTCATAATATGACGCATACAGAAAATGTAGTGCGTGCTGTTCGTGAAATTGGTGAGGCTGAAAATTTGAGTGAAAAGGAAATTCAATTATTAGAAATTTCTGCTTGGTTTCATGATACAGGCTACACTTCTGTAGGTTGTAGCAATCATGAAAGTTGCAGTGCTTCCCTATCCTTTGATTTTCTGAGTAGCAAATTGGAAGAACCTGATCTCGAAACTATCAAGGGTTGTATAATGGCTACTAGAATTCCTCAAACACCTCGGAATTTAATGGAGCAAGTTATGTGCGATTCCGATTTATCACATTTAGGGACTTCTAATTTTCAACTTTATTCAGAAGCACTACGTCAAGAAAGATCTGATGTAGCAGAAGAAGGTGATATTTCTAAATCTCAATGGCTAGTAATGAACTTACATTTCTTAGCTGAGCACAGGTATTTCACTAATTATGCTAGGGAGGTTTTTGAACCTAAAAAAGCAGAAAACATAGCGTCTATAAAAGCTGATATGTCTGCCTTGATGGAAGAGAAGAAAGAGCAAAAAGATAAAAAGAAGAAATCTAAAAAGGAGAAAAAAGAATCAGCAGATGGTACTCCTATAAATAAAGAAAAGCCAAGAAGAGACATTGAGGCAATGCATAGAATTCTAGCACGCACTCAAATGGGGTTAAGTTCAATTGCAGATAGAAAAGCAAGTATTCTTCTTTCTATTAACTCCATCATTACCTCTTTCACAATTGGTTATTTATTTAGAAAAATTGAAGAAATGCCAGAACTGATGATCCCTTCAGTAATCTTGGCTATTACAGGTTTAGTATCTGTAATTCTTGCTGTTTTAGCTACTCGCCCTAACGTAAATAAAAACACGAAAAAGAAGAAGTCTGATATAAACCTCTTGTTCTTTGGCGACTATGTTGATATTTCTCTTGAAGAGTATCAATCTCTATTTAGAGATAAAACACAAACACCAGAGCAAATTTATGATCAGTTAGCTAAAGATTCTTACTTTTTAGGAAAGGTTTTAGATATTAAATACAAGAAAGTTAGAGCTGCATTTAACTTCTTTATGATTGGTATAACAGTCTCTGTAATCTCATTTATTGTCACTTTTGCAACGAGATAA